Proteins encoded within one genomic window of Diorhabda sublineata isolate icDioSubl1.1 chromosome 1, icDioSubl1.1, whole genome shotgun sequence:
- the LOC130450478 gene encoding proto-oncogene tyrosine-protein kinase ROS isoform X1, with amino-acid sequence MKTLAVIVICCLIVRTSCFDHYENEVETRCIEDCPLQDQNRTDKGHYGYACDHNCSIEHCLKGCKIWKNALATTCRESCNSTAERPNPKELYCVIGCNDAMTKYFTKLRKLLGTPPAPALLADSLKPDSLKLEWNFPQIETSGLTYLLQWQYEEFVTSKSSWQYCRNTTWDPEMNVFFVRDLQPYTKYRFRIAIIHDSNEGRHFGDLVVSGESVVIITTAGGPPASPPQNVRAIPVDSSSISISWEPGPFPHGPLLSYVLNITDNHRSEVKDIPPDKSDIVVGDLKALNDYSVELRMRNKNGSGPPATTMVSTPAERPITNVTKPPLILATNSTILELNILSMDEEPKVLYKSNIELKGIGFHYNKKLLFVTDSDGFVSKIPLYQNSPINFNDPYKKNFLKIDILEPQNLDFKPLDVTVDWLNDQLYILGEIKFNTAYIIKRCNLDGSGLMVVYAGLSQKPSSLQIDPLNGYLFWVIQDYNNGGFFRLDINDVGNGIPADKKIKKILNETELGAFTFEYHNFNVLVSYQRLNTIMSVTLDGNEIKNIRTTVATPKLSKVVSLSMENKLFYWTDGAVVYFEDYNEYSKSYYHNALVINNGYYKKLFINSQSSQPWPTPINPPTNVQAIFGRDIAKTRWQPPHLVGLQGKGAWQNWSYEISVREANTDNTIVHRNINNTIFTVTNLKENREYILKVAAYTNSGKGPWSSDFRGITLNSSKSPVLLWSASEGLLRTNAAGENLEILMDKSRLRDYHYTDIAWYKDQIYMVANSSFVYWYNTTSRRYGRLTDLDSVGSIAVDWIGMKLYWSNPKQQLILRGNLNGTAHEPLLTVLAKELNIDSVKAYLYWSTGIKVECAHLNGVDRFEYHDVQYFSGKQVMGLTLDFEEKYVYWIVRGSEGSNLYKARMMGHWENEIPEVEKISSLQKPNIQGSLCYFHKRLLWLQDDKNAAISDLSGKNIASINGKYLQGLNMVYVVDTSLLMLPDPWLQLNVIPEMVESRSVRVDGSCDSFNITWDPVTNVNYGTVFYEIQIVNRTKIDDVTIITTIPTVKCWLEVTPFTPINVTVRSFTYWASSPVLHTTVISPSSTPSAPLNLRTFVEYDVHFATIIIRWDPPLNPNGILQGYKLRCLWYVENNVEMDLCDNVIKRNNETEYRLEMVGNSGEYHFEVQAFTKIGLGVKSPPVSVNTASERPVPMILMASGTSIFLDDVDLNKTKRLIDDIAEPKHVTYLIKEKKIFWSDKKGEMYELNTSNGTQTKLFEFRADIDDLTIDWIGRNLYYVRLIEDTNRSAVYRLDLNRNPLESIEIFRSNNGIIKKIKISPFSKKIYWVEEANKSKFELMQSDLSGKNPQKFFNDNRKRIDCLFGTEIDYHFTIDHSDIKIRPKIIFSDIYSENVVWFDEKSENCGSLIESDKIGGFPLENLESDLVVSYWTRGGYFYAFDRQENKIFTKQIDVSDLIVYGKHVQPYPPVRCLSPKQHNNYTLALNSKTSDSLVLEMPEIASNEDCMDTSMASVKYSVYYSVFNENYDCTEFRNCSMINTFDKILTIDRLKPYTEYAVRVSISNYYSVMNDVIIGPPGIFRTAPGVPTKPRNVSATVLSPNLASISWLPPQELNGIIVYYEIHYQTESTPLGVRQKGELSVNSSQELNAYLTTLTPNETYSIWVRSYSETNASSSDSDRVQIITYPEPNVLILENKTAYDMELSWELTEHIKSYQMEYSLLPTNEWQQIDDFKKENTSIHIKVNNLRPKTHYKYRLRLLYEGNDEEYLWPRDTRFTFETLGDRPSPPGIPIIQYVKPNIYKVLWEASKDNGAPIEMYKLEGKILRFYRTKRNTNRTTPFFNTSPSIELEDPEQWITYYNGTNTSWIIDGLNEKYKYAFRVSSLNSYGWSNVSEESNEFDLTEAARMAEKQSPMKLILIATLVPLSICVFFILVFVYLICSGKRNKHKKLQVVPSTPRLPDVELAILRELPKTGVHNTNILYFSAQPTAEELRHLPQIRREQITLTKFLGSGAFGEVFEGKAKGIDNTNGDTRVAVKTLKKGASGQEKCEFLQEAQLMSHFKHEHILELLGVCLDNDPHFIIMELMEGGDLLTYLRDSRNPSTSTPFLTLIELIKMCVDVSKGCRYLEEMHFVHRDLACRNCLVSSYNAETRIVKIGDFGLARDIYKNDYYRKEGEALLPVRWMAPESLTDGVFTSQSDVWAFGVLLWEIMTLGQQPYPARANLEVLHYVRSGGRLGKPIDCPDKLHSLMLNCWEFEPDKRPTFKYCYEVLENLHLQTLRNPTTAAHEGQYISTVPDLFAGISNEAYFRDENHNGSGNSWKIENDEETKEITPFLDKDDAIQVPKYLEVILGPDDILDNDGYEIPNQILRTLDPEIY; translated from the exons TGTCTGAAAGGATGCAAAATATGGAAAAACGCACTCGCGACAACTTGCAGGGAATCTTGC aacTCCACCGCGGAGCGCCCCAATCCCAAGGAACTCTACTGCGTCATCGGATGTAACGACGCCATGACGAAGTACTTCACCAAATTGCGTAAACTACTCGGAACGCCTCCGGCTCCCGCTCTCCTCGCCGATTCCCTCAAACCGGATTCCCTGAAGTTGGAATGGAATTTCCCGCAAATCGAAACGTCGGGTCTCACTTATCTCCTCCAATGGCAATACGAGGAGTTCGTTACGTCGAAATCGTCGTGGCAGTATTGCAGGAACACGACGTGGGATCCGGAAATGAACGTTTTCTTCGTACGCGATTTACAACCCTATACCAAATACAGG tTTCGTATAGCGATAATTCACGATTCTAATGAGGGGAGACATTTTGGGGATTTGGTAGTATCTGGCGAGAGCGTGGTGATTATAACGACGGCCGGCGGTCCGCCGGCATCGCCGCCGCAGAATGTACGCGCTATTCCAGTGGATTCGTCAAGTATAAGCATCAGCTGGGAACCCGGTCCCTTCCCGCACGGCCCTCTCCTATCCTACGTTCTCAATATCACCGATAATCATCGATCGGAAGTCAAG GATATTCCTCCTGACAAATCTGATATCGTAGTAGGAGATTTGAAAGCACTAAATGATTATTCCGTTGAACTGAGAATGAGAAACAAAAACGGTTCCGGACCGCCAGCCACTACTATGGTGTCTACTCCCGCGGAAAGGCCAA taACAAATGTCACCAAACCGCCATTAATATTAGCTACAAATTCAACTATTTTGGAATTAAATATTCTTTCTATGGACGAAGAACCTAAAGTGTTGTATAAAAGTAATATCGAACTGAAAG gTATCGGAtttcattataacaaaaaacttcTTTTCGTTACCGATAGCGATGGGTTCGTCTCGAAAATTCCATTATATCAGAATTCcccaattaattttaatgatccgtataaaaaaaattttcttaaaatagatattttggAACCGCAAAATTTGGATTTCAAACCACTAGACGTTACTGTCGATTGGTTGAATGACCAATTGTACATTCTGGGCGAAATTAAATTCAATACAGCTTATATTATAAAAAGGTGTAATTTAGATGGTAGCGGCTTGATGGTAGTTTATGCCGGTCTAAGTCAAAAACCGTCTTCACTGCAGATCGATCCCTTGAACGg atatttattttggGTGATACAAGATTATAATAATGGTGGTTTTTTTCGTCTCGACATCAACGACGTCGGTAATGGTATACCGGcggataaaaaaataaaaaaaatattaaacgaaACTGAACTAGGAGCTTTCACTTTCGAATATCACAATTTCAACGTTCTAGTTTCTTATCAAAGATTAAATACGATAATGTCGGTAACTTTAGACGG taacgaaattaaaaatataagaacgACAGTGGCGACTCCTAAATTATCTAAAGTAGTATCGTTAAGtatggaaaataaattgttttattggaCAGACGGAGCAGTGGTATATTTCGAAGATTACAACGAATACAGCAAAAGCTATTATCACAACGCTCTGGTTATCAATAacggttattataaaaaactttttatcaattCTCAAAGTTCTCAACCCTGGCCGACTCCCATCAACCCCCCTACCAACGTCCAAGCCATTTTCGGAAGGGATATCGCGAAAACAAGATGGCAACCGCCGCATTTGGTCGGTCTTCAAg GAAAGGGCGCTTGGCAAAATTGGTCTTACGAAATATCTGTAAGGGAAGCGAATACGGACAACACCATCGTCCACAGGAACATAAACAATACGATTTTTACCGTAACTAACCTCAAAGAAAACAGGGAATACATTTTAAAAGTAGCCGCGTACACCAATTCTGGTAAAGGACCGTGGTCTTCGGACTTTCGAGGCATAACCTTGAATTCGTCCAAAAGTCCGGTTCTGTTGTGGTCGGCGTCGGAGGGGCTGCTTCGGACAAACGCGGCCggtgaaaatttggaaatactGATGGATAAGAGTAGATTGAGGGATTACCATTATACCGATATCGCTTGGTACAAAGATCAAATTTACATGGTTGCCAATTCTTCTTTCGTTTATTGGTATAATACGACGTCGAGGAGATACGGTCGATTGACGGATTTGGATTCCGTCGGTAGTATAGCCGTCGATTGGATCGGGATGAAGCTTTATTGGTCGAATCCGAAACAACAATTG ATTTTACGAGGGAATTTGAATGGTACCGCACACGAACCTCTACTGACAGTCCTAGCCAAAGAACTGAACATCGATTCGGTGAAGGCGTACCTCTATTGGTCGACAGGGATCAAAGTAGAATGCGCGCATCTAAACGGAGTCGATAGATTCGAATACCACGACGTGCAATATTTTTCCGGCAAACAAG TTATGGGTTTAACGTTGGATTTCGAAGAAAAATACGTGTATTGGATAGTGAGAGGATCGGAGGGTTCGAATTTGTACAAAGCTCGAATGATGGGTCATTGGGAAAACGAAATACCGGAAGTAGAAAAAATTTCCAGTTTACAAAAACCTAATATACAAGGCTCGCTATGTTATTTCCACAAGCGTTTATTGTGGTTGCAAGACGATAAAAATGCTGCAATCAGCGATTTGTCCGGCAAAAATATCGCTTCCATTAACGGAAAATATCTACAAGGACTAAATATGGTTTACGTTGTGGATACTTCTTTATTAATGTTACCGg atCCGTGGCTTCAGTTGAACGTTATACCTGAAATGGTGGAAAGTAGATCGGTTCGGGTGGACGGTTCCTGCGATTCTTTCAACATAACTTGGGATCCTGTGACAAACGTAAATTACGGGACGGTTTTCTACGAAATACAAATCGTCAATAGGACGAAGATTGACGACGTAACG ATAATAACGACAATACCGACAGTAAAATGCTGGTTAGAAGTCACCCCTTTCACTCCGATAAACGTCACAGTGAGATCTTTCACTTATTGGGCGTCATCTCCCGTACTACACACCACGGTCATCTCGCCGTCCTCGACACCCTCCGCCCCTCTAAACCTCAGAACTTTCGTCGAATACGACGTTCATTTCGCGACGATCATCATCAGATGGGATCCCCCCTTAAACCCCAACGGTATCCTACAAGGTTACAAATTGAGATGTTTGTGGTACGTGGAGAATAACGTCGAAATGGATTTATGCGACAACGTCATCAAAAGAAACAACGAAACCGAATATAGGTTAGAAATGGTCGGCAATTCCGGAGAATATCACTTTGAG gTTCAGGCGTTTACGAAAATCGGTCTCGGAGTTAAATCTCCGCCAGTATCTGTGAATACGGCTTCGGAACGTCCGGTACCGATGATTCTAATGGCATCGGGAACTTCCATATTTTTAGACGACGTCGATTTGAATAAGACGAAACGTTTGATTGACGATATCGCCGAACCGAAACACGTCACTTacttaataaaagaaaaaaaaatcttttggtCCGACAAAAAAGGCGAGATGTACGAATTGAACACGTCTAACGGTACCCAAACGAAATTATTCGAATTTCGCGCCGATATCGACGATCTAACTATCGATTGGATCGGTAGAAATTTGTACTACGTTCGATTAATCGAAGATACCAATCGATCGGCGGTGTATCGATTAGATTTAAATCGAAATCCGTTAGAAAGTATAGAGATTTTCCGTAGTAATAAtggaattatcaaaaaaatcaaaatatcaccATTCTCGAAAAAAATCTATTGGGTAGAGGAAGCGAACAAATCGAAATTCGAACTAATGCAAAGCGACTTATCCGGAAAAAATCcgcaaaaatttttcaacgatAATCGAAAAAGAATCGATTGTTTATTCGGAACGGAAATCGATTATCATTTCACAATCGATCATTCGGATATAAAAATTCgacctaaaataattttttccgaTATTTATAGTGAAAATGTCGTTTGGTTCGATGAAAAATCCGAAAATTGCGGTTCGTTAATCGAATCGGATAAAATCGGGGGTTTTCCGTTGGAAAATCTCGAAAGCGATCTCGTAGTTTCGTATTGGACGCGAGGCGGTTACTTTTACGCCTTCGATAgacaagaaaacaaaatatttaccaaaCAGATCGACGTTTCCGATTTGATTGTATACGGAAAACACGTTCAACCCTACCCCCCGGTCCGTTGTCTAAGCCCTAAACAACACAACAACTACACCCTCGCTCTGAATTCGAAAACTTCCGATTCATTGGTATTAGAAATGCCGGAAATCGCTTCGAATGAAGATTGTATGGATACGTCGATGGCGAGCGTTAAATATTCAGTATACTACAGcgtttttaacgaaaattacgATTGTACCGAATTTCGTAATTGTTCGATGATAAACACTTTCGATAAAATATTGACTATCGATAGATTGAAACCTTACACCGAATACGCGGTCAGAGTTTCGATAAGTAATTATTATAGTGTGATGAACGACGTTATTATTGGACCGCCCGGTATATTCCGTACAGCGCCAGGAG TACCGACGAAACCTCGAAACGTCTCAGCCACGGTTCTAAGTCCAAATTTAGCTTCTATTTCGTGGTTACCACCACAAGAACTGAACGGAATAATTGTTTATTACGAAATCCATTACCAAACCGAAAGTACACCGTTAGGAGTGAGACAAAAAGGAGAATTAAGCGTCAACAGTTCCCAAGAACTAAATGCTTATTTAACCACCTTAACCCCAAACGAAACTTACTCAATTTGGGTTAGAAGCTACAGCGAAACCAATGCTTCTTCTAGTGACAGCGATAGGGTACAAATAATAACTTATCCTGAACCTAAcgttttaattttggaaaataaaaccGCTTACGACATGGAG TTATCTTGGGAATTAACCGAACATATAAAATCATACCAAATGGAATATTCCCTATTACCAACGAACGAATGGCAACAAATCGAcgattttaaaaaagaaaataccagTATTCATATCAAAGTGAATAACCTTCGACCTAAAACTCACTATAAATACAGATTGAGACTTCTGTACGAAGGAAACGATGAGGAATACCTTTGGCCACGCGATACCAGGTTTACTTTCGAGACGCTAg GCGACAGACCCAGTCCACCGGGAATACCCATTATTCAATATGTCAAaccaaatatttacaaagtcCTATGGGAGGCTTCCAAAGACAACGGGGCGCCCATTGAAATGTACAAATTGGAGGGAAAAATATTACGGTTTTACAGAACCAAACGAAATACCAATAGAACTACCCCCTTTTTCAATACATCCCCTTCTATTGAACTAGAAGACCCCGAGCAATGGATTACTTATTACAACGGAACCA atacatCTTGGATCATAGACGGTCtaaatgagaaatataaataCGCGTTTAGGGTGTCGTCTTTAAATTCTTACGGTTGGAGTAACGTCAGTGAGGAAAGTAACGAATTCGATTTGACGGAGGCGGCGAGAATGGCAGAAAAACAGAGCCCCATGAAGCTGATTTTGATCGCTACTTTGGTACCGCTGTCGATTtgtgttttcttcattttggtttttgtttatc TAATATGTTCTGGTAAACgtaacaaacataaaaaattacaagTAGTACCTTCAACTCCAAGACTTCCAGACGTGGAATTGGCAATACTAAGAGAATTACCCAAAACCGGTGTACATAATAccaacattttatatttttctgctCAACCTACCGCAGAAGAATTACGACATTTACCGCAAATACGAAG gGAACAAATAACATTAACTAAATTTTTGGGTAGCGGTGCATTCGGTGAAGTATTTGAAGGTAAAGCAAAAGGAATCGATAACACAAACGGTGATACGAGGGTTGCAGTGAAA ACTTTAAAAAAAGGGGCGTCAGGTCAAGAAAAATGCGAATTTCTTCAAGAAGCTCAATTAATGAGCCATTTCAAACACGAACACATCCTAGAATTACTCGGGGTGTGTTTAGACAACGATCCCCATTTTATTATAATGGAACTAATGGAAGGAGGAGatttattaacttatttaaGGGATTCTCGTAACCCTTCA actTCAACTCCCTTTTTGACGCttatagaattaattaaaatgtgCGTAGACGTATCGAAGGGTTGTAGATATTTGGAGGAGATGCATTTCGTTCATAGAGATTTGGCTTGCAGGAACTGTCTAGTTTCTTCCTACAATGCGGAAACTAGAATAGTCAAAATTGGAGATTTCGGTTTAGCTAgggatatttataaaaacgattattatagaaaa GAAGGCGAGGCTCTTCTACCAGTTCGATGGATGGCACCGGAATCTTTAACAGATGGAGTTTTCACAAGTCAATCTGACGTTTGGGCTTTCGGGGTGTTATTATGGGAAATAATGACTTTGGGACAGCAACCGTATCCTGCGAGGGCTAATTTGGAAGTTTTGCACTACGTTAGAAGCGGAGGTAGATTAGGGAAACCCATAGATTGTCCAGATAAATT GCATAGTTTGATGTTGAACTGTTGGGAATTCGAACCAGATAAAAGACCCACGTTTAAATATTGTTACGAAGTTTTAGAAAATCTACATTTACAAACTCTACGTAACCCTACGACTGCTGCCCATGAAGGGCAATACATCAGCACTGTACCTGACC TGTTTGCCGGGATATCGAATGAAGCTTATTTTCGTGACGAAAATCATAACGGCTCAG GAAATTCTTGGAAAATCGAAAACGACGAAGAAACCAAAGAGATAACTCCGTTTTTGGATAAAGACGATGCAATACAGGTACCGAAATATCTGGAAGTTATATTGGGACCAGACGATATTTTGGATAATGATGGTTACGAGATACCGAATCAGATATTAAGAACTTTAGATCCCGAAATATACTGA